A genomic window from Caballeronia sp. SBC1 includes:
- the hemN gene encoding oxygen-independent coproporphyrinogen III oxidase, whose product MSLFRPDLLTKYDAAGPRYTSYPPAVQFTDTFDPGHYHRAAADPGAASTDLSLYFHIPFCDTVCFYCGCNKIATKNRAHARPYLDLLKRELLLQAACFDTSRPVSQLHWGGGTPTFLSHDEMAELMIATAESFRLLPDAQAEYSIEVDPREASPETINVLRELGFNRLSFGVQDFDLRVQQAVNRVQPLEMTQRVMSAARAEGFKSVSVDLIYGLPHQSVESFSRTLDTMITLAPDRLSVFGYAHMPSVFKMQRQMDEATLPSPAVRLALLERVIEKLTDAGYVYIGMDHFALPNDELAVAQRAGTLHRNFQGYSTQADCDLIGLGVSSIGKVGDVYAQNAKDMAGYAAAIDRGELAIARGVRLSADDRLRRDIISEIMCQFSLRFDALEAVYGIRFETAFASELERLKPLEADGLVKVNHDGIEVLPAGRLLVRNVAMIFDRYLAGNTTQRFSRTI is encoded by the coding sequence ATGTCCCTCTTCCGCCCCGATCTGCTCACGAAATACGACGCGGCCGGTCCGCGCTACACGTCGTATCCCCCCGCCGTTCAATTCACCGATACCTTCGATCCCGGCCATTACCATCGGGCGGCGGCGGACCCGGGAGCGGCATCGACGGATCTTTCGCTGTACTTCCATATTCCATTCTGCGACACCGTCTGTTTCTATTGCGGCTGCAACAAGATCGCTACAAAAAATCGTGCGCACGCGCGTCCCTATCTCGATCTGTTGAAACGTGAACTGTTGTTGCAGGCGGCATGTTTCGACACCTCCCGCCCGGTGTCGCAGTTGCATTGGGGCGGCGGTACACCGACGTTTTTGTCGCACGATGAAATGGCCGAATTGATGATCGCGACCGCTGAGTCTTTTCGCCTTCTGCCCGACGCGCAGGCCGAATATTCGATCGAAGTCGATCCGCGCGAGGCATCGCCAGAAACAATCAACGTATTGCGCGAGCTGGGTTTCAACCGGCTGAGCTTCGGGGTGCAAGACTTTGATCTGCGTGTGCAGCAAGCGGTCAATCGCGTTCAACCGCTCGAGATGACGCAAAGGGTGATGTCGGCGGCACGGGCCGAAGGGTTTAAATCGGTCAGCGTTGATCTGATCTATGGCTTGCCGCATCAGAGCGTGGAGAGCTTCAGCCGTACGCTCGACACGATGATCACGCTCGCGCCCGACCGGCTTTCGGTGTTCGGCTATGCGCATATGCCGTCTGTTTTCAAGATGCAGCGGCAGATGGATGAAGCCACATTGCCCTCGCCGGCTGTGCGTCTGGCGCTTCTCGAACGGGTTATCGAGAAACTGACTGACGCAGGTTATGTGTACATCGGGATGGATCATTTCGCTTTGCCAAACGATGAACTAGCCGTGGCGCAGCGAGCGGGTACGCTGCATCGAAATTTTCAGGGTTACAGCACCCAGGCGGATTGCGATCTGATCGGATTGGGGGTGTCTTCCATTGGCAAGGTCGGCGATGTCTACGCGCAGAACGCCAAGGACATGGCCGGTTACGCCGCTGCGATCGATCGCGGCGAACTCGCTATTGCACGAGGCGTGCGGCTAAGCGCCGATGATCGGCTGCGGCGCGACATCATCAGTGAAATCATGTGTCAGTTTTCACTGCGCTTTGATGCGTTGGAAGCGGTTTATGGGATTCGGTTCGAGACTGCTTTTGCCAGTGAGCTGGAGCGGTTGAAACCGCTTGAGGCCGATGGGCTGGTCAAGGTGAACCACGATGGCATCGAAGTGCTTCCCGCCGGGCGCCTGCTCGTACGTAACGTGGCCATGATCTTCGATCGGTATCTCGCCGGGAACACAACGCAGCGGTTTTCACGGACGATTTGA
- the trmB gene encoding tRNA (guanosine(46)-N7)-methyltransferase TrmB has translation MIHDSTPDQDETNDSDERDEAKDSKAADVTGTLRHRRIRSFVTRAGRVSTGQRRALDEFGPRFVVPYAAQPLDWDAAFGRKAPRVLEIGFGMGATTAEIASARPADDFLGIEVHEPGVGALLKLIGEQELTNIRVVQHDAVEVLEHMIAPDSLDGVHIYFPDPWHKARHHKRRLIQPKFVALLVSRLKPGGYLHLATDWQNYAEQMLEVLSAEPALENTAGSDYAQRPDYRPVTKFERRGLKLGHGVWDLVFKRR, from the coding sequence ATGATCCACGATTCCACCCCCGACCAAGACGAAACCAACGATAGCGACGAACGCGACGAAGCCAAAGACAGCAAAGCGGCGGACGTGACTGGCACGCTTCGTCATCGGCGGATTCGCAGCTTTGTCACGCGTGCGGGACGGGTATCCACGGGACAGCGCCGCGCACTCGATGAATTCGGCCCGCGTTTTGTCGTGCCATACGCAGCGCAGCCGCTCGACTGGGACGCCGCGTTCGGGCGCAAAGCGCCGCGCGTGCTGGAGATCGGCTTCGGCATGGGCGCGACGACGGCGGAAATCGCGTCGGCACGTCCCGCCGACGATTTTCTCGGTATCGAGGTCCATGAACCGGGCGTGGGCGCGTTGCTGAAGCTGATCGGCGAACAGGAACTGACTAATATTCGCGTCGTTCAGCATGACGCCGTGGAAGTGCTGGAGCACATGATTGCGCCGGACAGCCTAGATGGCGTCCACATCTATTTCCCCGATCCGTGGCACAAGGCGCGTCACCATAAACGCCGGCTCATCCAGCCGAAGTTCGTTGCGCTGCTTGTTTCACGGCTCAAGCCGGGCGGGTATCTGCATCTCGCCACTGACTGGCAGAACTATGCCGAACAGATGCTCGAAGTGTTATCAGCGGAACCGGCACTGGAAAACACAGCCGGCTCGGACTACGCGCAGCGTCCCGATTACCGGCCCGTGACCAAGTTCGAGCGCCGCGGATTGAAGCTCGGCCACGGCGTGTGGGATCTGGTGTTCAAGCGCCGCTGA
- a CDS encoding EthD family reductase yields MIKVSFFYPYRENAPFDIDYYCASHMPWVAGLLGSALKGWSAEAGLAGGAPGSTPTYIAAGHLLFDSVDDFTAAVSPHAKAFSADIVNYYPDGVPPVVQISDIRASS; encoded by the coding sequence ATGATCAAGGTGAGCTTTTTTTATCCGTATCGCGAGAATGCGCCCTTCGACATCGACTACTACTGCGCGAGCCATATGCCCTGGGTGGCCGGCTTGCTTGGCAGCGCACTGAAGGGCTGGTCGGCTGAAGCGGGCCTCGCGGGCGGCGCGCCAGGTTCAACGCCCACGTATATTGCAGCGGGCCACCTGCTGTTCGATTCCGTCGATGACTTCACGGCCGCGGTCTCGCCGCATGCGAAAGCCTTCTCGGCGGACATCGTTAACTACTACCCCGACGGTGTTCCGCCGGTCGTGCAGATCAGCGATATCCGCGCCAGTAGCTGA
- a CDS encoding Rossmann-like and DUF2520 domain-containing protein codes for MPFSTTPRLGFVGAGRLARCLAAIWSRAGYPVTAIASRSAASAYEFASELPECLVADDASAVAQHADIVFLTVPDDSIGATANALRLDQPLGNAKAVVHCSGATPVDVLAAAQAQGAAIGGFHPLFLFGGLPSDQTRIAGCSVTIEASGPLHDTLTALVQALGCHPLSIPPGGRLLYHAAAHYAASFALCSLSETVTLWKELGFAEDDALRAVLPMLAGTIETAREKGLPGALAGPVSRGDASIVIKQLALLQDLGGDHAALYALLSRRAVALAKRRASPPPAEALDAMSHAIELVLNGTGPSDD; via the coding sequence ATGCCTTTTTCAACGACGCCCCGTTTGGGCTTCGTCGGCGCAGGCCGTCTTGCGCGCTGTCTGGCAGCAATCTGGTCGCGCGCGGGCTACCCGGTCACCGCGATAGCGAGCCGATCGGCGGCATCGGCATACGAATTCGCCAGTGAATTGCCGGAGTGTCTGGTCGCCGATGACGCCAGCGCGGTCGCGCAGCACGCCGATATCGTATTTTTAACCGTTCCCGACGACTCCATTGGTGCGACGGCGAACGCTTTGCGACTGGATCAACCTCTCGGCAACGCAAAGGCGGTCGTGCATTGCAGTGGCGCCACGCCCGTCGATGTCCTCGCTGCGGCCCAGGCGCAGGGTGCAGCTATCGGCGGATTCCATCCATTGTTCCTGTTCGGCGGCCTGCCGAGCGACCAGACGCGCATTGCAGGCTGTTCAGTCACGATCGAAGCGAGCGGGCCGTTGCACGACACACTGACCGCGTTGGTCCAGGCGCTGGGCTGCCATCCGCTTTCCATCCCGCCAGGTGGACGCCTGCTGTACCACGCCGCCGCGCACTACGCGGCCAGCTTTGCGCTGTGCTCGCTGTCGGAAACGGTGACGCTCTGGAAAGAGTTGGGGTTCGCCGAGGACGACGCATTGCGCGCAGTCTTGCCGATGCTCGCCGGCACCATCGAAACCGCGCGTGAAAAGGGTTTGCCGGGTGCGCTTGCCGGCCCGGTGTCGCGCGGCGACGCGAGTATCGTCATCAAGCAGCTGGCCCTGCTGCAAGACCTCGGCGGAGATCACGCCGCCCTATATGCACTGCTCTCGCGCCGCGCGGTCGCGCTGGCGAAACGGCGGGCCTCGCCACCGCCAGCGGAAGCACTCGACGCGATGTCACACGCCATTGAACTCGTGTTGAACGGGACCGGGCCGAGCGACGATTGA
- a CDS encoding YggT family protein, which translates to MFGEIARFLLNTIFTLFGAALLLRAWMQVVRMPPYNPVSNAVMQATNWLVLPLRKILPAAKTIDWASIVAAFLAAVVFVILLVLVAGVDPAGLVPMLPTLLLVAVITVIKWALNLIIWMTILMALLSWLNPQSPAMPLLYQLTAPFLEPLRRVLPRMGGIDLSPILLFVIVQVLLMVVTRLAVTMTMFGV; encoded by the coding sequence ATGTTCGGCGAGATCGCCCGTTTTCTACTCAACACAATCTTCACGCTGTTCGGCGCTGCGCTGCTGCTGCGCGCGTGGATGCAGGTCGTCCGCATGCCGCCGTACAACCCCGTGTCCAACGCGGTGATGCAAGCCACGAACTGGCTCGTCTTGCCGTTGCGCAAGATCCTGCCGGCGGCAAAGACCATCGACTGGGCGAGCATTGTCGCGGCGTTCCTTGCGGCAGTGGTATTCGTGATCCTGCTGGTCCTGGTCGCGGGCGTCGATCCCGCCGGCCTTGTGCCCATGCTGCCTACATTGCTGTTGGTCGCGGTGATCACCGTCATCAAATGGGCGCTGAATCTCATCATCTGGATGACGATCCTGATGGCGTTGCTGTCGTGGCTGAACCCGCAATCCCCCGCCATGCCGCTGCTGTATCAGCTCACGGCGCCGTTTCTCGAGCCGCTGCGGCGCGTGTTGCCGCGCATGGGCGGTATCGATTTGTCGCCTATCCTGCTGTTCGTGATCGTTCAGGTACTGCTGATGGTCGTCACGCGGCTAGCCGTTACCATGACCATGTTCGGCGTGTGA
- a CDS encoding undecaprenyl-diphosphate phosphatase: MDWILFCKALILGVVEGLTEFLPVSSTGHLIVAGSLLNFTDAQAKTFDVVIQFGAILAIVWEYRRKIGSVVAGLPTQPKARRFALNVIIATIPAVVLGLLFEKHIKAVLFAPVPVSVALIVGGIVILWAEARHRERNIAPRVTSVDDLSYADAFKVGLAQCFALIPGTSRSGSTIIGGMLFGLERKVATEFSFFLAIPIIFGATLYELAKEWRTLSVDSVGLFIVGMVAAFVSAFVCIRWLLRYVATHDFTAFAWYRIGFGLLILIVGYSGGLSWAE; this comes from the coding sequence ATGGACTGGATTCTGTTTTGCAAAGCGCTGATTCTGGGTGTGGTGGAGGGTTTGACTGAGTTTTTGCCGGTATCGAGCACGGGACACTTGATCGTTGCCGGCAGTCTGCTGAATTTCACTGATGCCCAGGCCAAGACGTTCGACGTCGTGATCCAGTTCGGCGCGATTCTCGCGATTGTCTGGGAATACCGGCGCAAGATCGGCTCGGTCGTTGCCGGGTTGCCCACGCAGCCCAAGGCGCGAAGGTTTGCGCTGAACGTGATCATCGCGACCATTCCGGCGGTCGTGCTCGGCCTGCTGTTCGAAAAGCACATCAAGGCCGTTTTGTTCGCGCCGGTGCCGGTGTCCGTGGCGCTGATCGTGGGCGGCATCGTGATCTTGTGGGCGGAAGCGCGGCACCGCGAGCGCAACATCGCGCCGCGGGTGACGTCGGTGGACGATCTCTCTTACGCCGATGCCTTCAAAGTCGGGCTCGCCCAATGCTTCGCGCTGATTCCGGGCACGTCGCGCTCGGGGTCGACGATTATCGGTGGGATGTTGTTCGGGCTGGAACGCAAAGTCGCCACCGAGTTTTCATTCTTTCTCGCGATTCCCATTATTTTCGGCGCCACGCTTTATGAACTCGCGAAGGAGTGGCGCACGCTGTCGGTCGATTCAGTGGGCTTGTTTATCGTCGGGATGGTGGCCGCGTTTGTCAGCGCATTCGTGTGTATTCGATGGCTGTTGCGTTACGTCGCCACACACGATTTCACGGCGTTCGCGTGGTATCGGATCGGCTTCGGGCTGCTGATCCTGATTGTTGGGTATAGCGGTGGGCTGAGTTGGGCGGAATGA
- a CDS encoding YkgJ family cysteine cluster protein: protein MSAALRPNSAHACRESCGACCIAPSISSAIPGMPDGKPAGVRCVQLGADLRCAIFGDPRRPACCSGLQPSESMCGDTRAYALAWLTQLEIDTQPERA from the coding sequence ATGTCTGCCGCCCTCCGTCCGAACTCTGCACACGCGTGCCGCGAAAGCTGCGGCGCATGCTGTATTGCGCCGTCGATTTCGAGCGCGATTCCCGGCATGCCCGACGGCAAGCCGGCCGGCGTGCGCTGCGTCCAGCTCGGGGCGGATCTTCGCTGCGCGATTTTTGGCGATCCGCGCAGACCGGCCTGCTGCTCGGGCCTGCAGCCATCGGAGTCCATGTGCGGCGACACGCGTGCTTACGCGCTGGCGTGGCTCACGCAACTCGAAATCGATACGCAACCTGAGCGCGCGTAA
- a CDS encoding DUF1439 domain-containing protein, whose protein sequence is MTQAVAPKRRRFLLAALGGAGAVALGTQGCAASIFPFIPDHYTFSQAQVQDALQRKFPLERTASQIFDVTLSNPLVGLAPDRNRITVRLDARLATPFIPNPVTGIFTLSSQLAYDAPSHSVILMSPTVDNAQVSGEAAQYNQQINAVGAVMATQFLDRYPIYTFKPEQLQFAGVNYEPGTITVLTNGIRVQIVEK, encoded by the coding sequence ATGACTCAAGCCGTTGCGCCGAAGCGGCGCCGGTTCCTGCTCGCAGCCCTTGGCGGCGCGGGCGCGGTGGCGCTGGGAACCCAGGGATGCGCCGCATCGATATTTCCGTTCATCCCCGATCACTACACGTTCAGCCAGGCGCAGGTCCAGGACGCGTTGCAGCGCAAGTTTCCCTTGGAACGCACGGCCTCGCAGATTTTCGATGTCACGCTGAGCAATCCGCTGGTCGGCCTCGCGCCCGATCGCAACCGGATTACGGTACGGCTGGACGCGCGGCTTGCCACGCCGTTCATCCCGAATCCGGTCACGGGAATATTTACACTTTCCAGTCAGCTTGCTTACGACGCACCCAGTCATTCGGTGATCCTGATGTCGCCGACCGTCGACAACGCCCAGGTCTCCGGCGAGGCTGCGCAATACAACCAGCAGATCAACGCGGTCGGCGCGGTCATGGCAACGCAGTTCCTGGACCGTTACCCCATCTACACATTCAAGCCAGAACAATTGCAGTTTGCCGGTGTTAATTACGAACCCGGTACAATCACCGTCCTTACAAACGGCATACGTGTGCAGATCGTCGAGAAGTAG